One genomic region from Papaver somniferum cultivar HN1 unplaced genomic scaffold, ASM357369v1 unplaced-scaffold_24, whole genome shotgun sequence encodes:
- the LOC113340886 gene encoding uncharacterized protein LOC113340886, producing MEFEKISLKLIRIRLVCATEKFLTQFFAMEGTNILPDVAPAKFCPYPFVAMVVEGEDAISKVHQLTSMTERFPFLMPFVRAYSSVTPDSVEEDCRLWFGIDSPNWMEEAKESNLLAVALPGGQTFGPVETVLEKLAERCLLKYRYFKEHILSSSSDLYSSFRSNFSNEDLTFVLIRPIAFEKGYVGHLLSIIENMGCCLRGMDLVNKPKNPIGDAWPADSCSSHETDEYGIALLIENFYYHGVQINTSCSDAGMLIDTSKEKVGIFSHLIYIGNPGDTCMIGDYFKCGTVSWVDSSTGAICGGYFLATLSSLQF from the exons ATGGAATTTGAGAAAATCAGTTTGAAATTAATAA GGATCAGATTAGTATGCGCCACAGAGAAGTTTCTTACTCAATTCTTCGCCATGGAAGGTACAAACATTTTGCCCGATGTTGCTCCAGCAAAATTTTGTCCCTATCCTTTTGTAGCTATGGTAGTGGAAGGTGAAGACGCTATTAGTAAAGTTCATCAGCTAACATCAATGACCGAGAGATTTCCCTTTCTGATGCCTTTTGT GCGTGCTTATAGCAGTGTCACACCTGATAGTGTGGAAGAAGATTGTAGATTGTGGTTTGGTATTGACTCTCCAAACTGgatggaagaagcaaaagaaAGTAATCTTCTGGCAGTCGCACTCCCAGGTGGCCAAACATTTGGCCCTGTTGAAACAGTGTTGGAGAAGTTAGCTGAACGGTGTCTCCTTAAGTACAG GTACTTTAAGGAACATATTTTATCCAGCAGTTCCGATCTCTACAGCAGTTTCCGCAGCAATTTCTCCAATGAAGATCTGACATTCGTCTTAATCAGGCCTATTGCTTTTGAAAAGGGATATGTGGGTCATCTGCTATCCATTATTGAGAACATGGGTTGTTGCCTCAGAG GTATGGATTTGGTAAACAAACCCAAAAATCCTATTGGCGATGCATGGCCTGCTGATTCTTGTTCCTCACATGAAACGGATGAATATGGTATTGCCTTGCTTATTGAAAATTTTTACTACCATGGGGTACAAATAAACACGAGTTGCAGCGATGCTGGTATGCTGATTGACACAAGCAAAGAGAAGGTTGGAATTTTCAG CCACTTAATTTACATAGGCAATCCTGGTGACACTTGTATGATTGGTGATTATTTCAAATGCGGTACTGTTTCCTGGGTGGATTCCAGCACTGGTGCTATCTGTGGTGGTTATTTTTTGGCAACCTTGTCGAGCCTCCAATTTTAA
- the LOC113340863 gene encoding uncharacterized protein LOC113340863: MDEELVAHKEAHTWDMVVLPPGKSVIGSKWVYKVKTESDDKIVRYKSRLVAQGYTQEYGIDYEETFALVAHLQEEVYMRPPPGMSHSPNQVCKLRKPLYGLKQAPRAWFEKFSNVVLRFGFTQSAYDLAMFTRSTTRGMVILLLYVDDMVITGDDMKGIDALKTHLSSCFEMKDLGSLRYFLGLEVDHSSDDCFISQVKYASNILQRAGLTDNKTSATPLEFNSKLSPSDGKLLSNPTLYRHLVGSLNYLTITRPDISHVVHIVSQFMAARRSTHYAAVLRILRYIKGTLYQGFKFSSTSDICLRAYSDSDWAGDITDRRSTTGYCIFLGSSLISWRSKKQNVVSRSSAEAEYKALAHSTSEIVWLRWLLGDMGVSLSEPTPLYCDNKAAIHIAHNDVFHERT; this comes from the exons ATGGACGAAGAATTAGTTGCACACAAAGAAGCTCATACTTGGGATATGGTTGTGCTACCTCCAGGAAAGTCTGTTATTGGAAGTAAATGGGTATACAAAGTTAAAACTGAATCAGACGACAAGATAGTTAGATACAAATCCCGTCTAGTTGCTCAAGGATACACTCAGGAGTATGGTATcgactatgaagaaacatttgcccTTGTTGCTC atcttcaagaagaagtgtatatgCGACCTCCACCTGGAATGTCTCACTCTCCTAATCAAGTATGTAAGCTTCGTAAACCTCtctatggactcaaacaagcacctcgtgcttggtttgaaaaGTTTTCCAATGTTGTTCTACGATTCGGGTTCACTCAAAGTGCATATGATTTAGCCATGTTTACTCGTTCCACTACAAGGGGTATGGTTATTCTACTCCTCTACGTAGATGATATGGTCATTACAGGAGATGACATGAAAGGCATTGATGCTCTTAAAACTCATCTTAGTTCATGTTTTGAAATGAAGGATCTAGGCTCCTTACGTTACTTTCTTGGTTTAGAAGTTGATCACTCATCTGATGATTGTTTCATCTCTCAAGTAAAATATGCATCAAATATTCTTCAACGTGCTGGATTAACGGATAATAAAACTTCAGCCACACCTCTTGAATTTAATAGCAAGCTTAGTCCTTCTGATGGAAAACTCCTTTCTAATCCTACCTTGTACCGTCATCTTGTGGGAAGTCTAAACTACTTAACTATTACTCGACCAGACATCAGTCATGTTGTTCATATAGTTAGTCAGTTCATGGCAGCTCGGCGATCCACTCACTATGCAGCTGTACTCAGAATCTTACGTTATATCAAAGGGACATTGTATCAAGGATTTAAGTTTTCATCCACTTCTGATATATGTCTTCGTGCATATtcagattcagattgggcaggagATATTACAGATAGACGCTCAACTACAGGCTATTGCATATTTCTGGGTAGTTCATTGATATCTTGGCGCAGTAAGAAGCAAAACGTAGTTTCCCGATCTAGTGCTGAAGCAGAGTATAAAGCTCTTGCACACTCAACCTCAGAAATTGTTTGGCTGCGATGGCTTCTAGGGGATATGGGAGTTAGTCTGTCAGAACCAACTCCACTGTACTGTGACAATAAGGCTGCTATTCACATTGCTCACAATGATGTTTTTCATGAACGTACCTAG